In Limanda limanda chromosome 21, fLimLim1.1, whole genome shotgun sequence, a genomic segment contains:
- the ubtd1b gene encoding ubiquitin domain-containing protein 1, with amino-acid sequence MGGCVGRYLEGWEDTHSRGSSRNGGRGGRNEPLKKERPKWKSDYPMTEGQLRSKRDEFWDTAPAFEGRKEIWDALKAAAVALECNDHELAQAIVDGASITLPHGTLAECYDELGNRYQLPVYCLAPPINLISERSDDDPSDSPEPTVAPKKEFQLKVRLSTGKDLRLSASMSDTIGQLKKQLQAQEDIDATHQRWFFSGKLLTDKSRLQDTKIQKDFVIQVIVNPQALQALQAPKPSPPSPPPSE; translated from the exons ATGGGAGGATGTGTCGGGAGATACCTGGAGGGctgggaggacacacacagccgAGGGTCGTCCAGGAACGGGGGGCGAGGAG GACGTAATGAGCCTCTCAAGAAAGAGAGGCCCAAGTGGAAGAGCGACTACCCGATGACGGAGGGCCAGCTGCGGAGCAAGCGGGACGAGTTCTGGGACACAGCGCCGGCTTTTGAGGGCCGTAAAGAGATCTGGGACGCCCTGAAAGCCGCAGCTGTGGCGCTCGAGTGCAATGACCACGAGCTGGCCCAGGCTATAGTGGACGGAGCCAGTATCACACTGCCACACG GTACTCTCGCAGAGTGTTACGATGAACTCGGGAACCGCTACCAGCTGCCCGTATACTGCCTGGCTCCGCCCATCAACCTCATCTCAGAACGCAGCGACGACGACCCCAGCGACAGCCCTGAACCCACTGTTGCACCCAAAAAGGAATTCCAGCTCAAG GTACGACTGTCCACAGGCAAGGACCTGCGCCTCAGCGCCAGCATGTCTGACACCATCGGGCAGCtcaagaagcagctgcaggcccAGGAGGACATTGACGCCACCCACCAGCGCTGGTTCTTTTCCGGCAAGCTGCTCACGGACAAGTCGCGGCTGCAGGACACCAAGATCCAGAAGGACTTTGTCATCCAGGTCATTGTCAACCCACAGGCCCTCCAAGCCCTCCAAGCCCCCAAGCCCTCACCGCCCTCACCCCCTCCAAGTGAATAA
- the mms19 gene encoding MMS19 nucleotide excision repair protein homolog isoform X2 has protein sequence MAADSSLLLSLVEEFVSGLQDSKAKDTATGVKDGEFTVLQLVEALGLSLTSSQPHTRARGVQLLSEVLNECYGNLTEREVEVLIAFYENRLKDHYVITPSVLQGLRALTKCAALPPGSAVSMLRSLFQDVHVQSLMLAERACVYSMLINLMETREAELKGLGADFVFGFVQSMDGERDPRNLLLAFQIAKSIIRRGYDLGKFTEELFEVTSCYFPIDFTPPSNDPHGITKEDLIEALRAVLSGTPKFAEFVLPLIIEKLDSDVQSAKLDSLQTLTSCMSQYEHKDVAEFLEGLWTSLRREVFQTSSERIECAGLAALTALTSCLSRSVLNSDSEDSLSTFLNLVLTDCKHHLCAPDLKLVWPSAKLLQAACSASSRASHIITAAVMPALVEQYSSRTQCSHRRTLLEVVLRFIQSVTSSQSSENEESMFLAFRQSLCDMVFSALSETNSSLQITATTMLTSLAQQTGLLLDTDIELAVDHLTRLLLTEEDEKVSVAVVDCAGALAELHPTIFITKFIPRLKKEMFSEPMDQDNNREASEKHSHHAVRQQCLSALAAVSIRPSVVQESTPVLLEVLSSAHAGSVGFSVEEVVLACRSLQKIAEQVQDTEETGRCFHEIINPRLLSLALQAALQGEGSSGRRSPLVEEVVLSAVVSVIGTSCSRLQPKLAEQTAARAVSLFLDDDVSFLPDNSFPSHIQLLKQPQRESWSQSQMVCLLMGCVCSLPRTVAVPQIEQLLSQLEEMSCTCTHPLSYTSAAKCFAGLVNKQPQGDSLDSLIQRTMKRVCGELDSTSSPARTQAFTLMIWVAKGLLLRYHPLSTALTDKLFSLLDDADLGTMAAEGFSMLMSDSADVLNRGCHADVRIMYRQRFFSENSAKLVQGFNAAPQEKKSNYLKALSNIVNKLPKQVQITELPALLSLLLEALSCPDQGVQLSTLSCLEPVLIDPPPALIQQLEALFSRLLALVSSPTMSVKISSLRCIHALSNLPTHEIFPFRARVLKALARPLDDKKRRVRSQAVLARGEWYLVGSPGGR, from the exons ATGGCCGCGGACAGCTCCTTGCTGCTGTCTCTGGTGGAGGAGTTTGTCTCTGGACTCCAGGACAGCAAGGCCAAAGACACCGCGACAG GTGTCAAAGATGGAGAGTTTACAGTCCTGCAGCTGGTGGAGGCGCTGGG ACTGAGTTTGACGAGCTCTCAGCCGCACACTCGAGCCAGAGGAGTCCAGCTGCTGTCTGAGGTTTTGAACGAGTGCTATGGAAACCttacagagagagaag TGGAAGTGCTGATTGCTTTCTATGAAAACCGCCTGAAAGACCATTACGTCATCACACCGTCCGTCTTACAGGGGCTCAGAGCTCTG ACAAAATGTGCAGCGTTGCCTCCTGGCTCAGCTGTGTCCATGCTGAGGTCTTTGTTCCAGGATGTTCACGTACAG TCTCTGATGCTGGCAGAGAGGGCATGCGTCTACAGCATGCTCATCAACCTCATGGAGACCAGAGAGGCTG AGCTGAAGGGTTTAGGGGCAGACTTTGTGTTTGGCTTTGTTCAGTCGATGGATGGTGAGAGGGATCCTCGCAACCTCCTGCTCGCCTTCCAGATTGCAAAGAGCATCATACGCCGAGGCTATGATCTAG GTAAATTCACAGAGGAGCTGTTCGAAGTGACGTCCTGCTATTTCCCCATCGACTTCACCCCC CCTTCTAATGACCCCCACGGCATCACCAAGGAGGACCTGATCGAGGCGCTGCGGGCCGTCCTCTCCGGGACACCAAAGTTTGCCGAG tttgtgttgccTCTCATCATCGAGAAGCTGGACTCGGACGTTCAGAGTGCGAAGCTGGACTCGCTGCAGACGCTG acTTCCTGTATGTCACAATATGAACATAAGGACGTGGCCGAATTCCTTGAGGGACTGTGGACGTCACTGCGCAGAGAG GTGTTTCAGACATCCAGCGAGAGGATCGAGTGTGCAGGCCTCGCCGCTCTCACCgcactcacttcctgtctgtctcgcTCAGTCCTCAACTCTGACTCTGAAGACTCTCTCAGCACCTTCCTGAATCTTGTTCTCACAG ACTGCAAACATCATTTGTGTGCGCCGGACCTGAAGCTCGTGTGGCCGAGCGCCAAACTGCTGCAGGCCGCATGCAGTGCGTCCAGCAGGGCGAGCCACATCATCACAGCCGCTGTCATGCCCGCTCTCGTCGAGCAGtacagcagcagaacacag TGCTCCCATAGACGGACGTTACTGGAGGTGGTTCTGCGGTTCATCCAGTCAGTGACCAGCAGCCAGTCCTCAGAGAACG AAGAGAGCATGTTTTTAGCCTTTCGTCAGTCTCTGTGTGACATGGTGTTCTCGGCCTTGTCGGAGACTAATTCCAGTCTGCAGATCACTGCCACCACCATGCTCACCTCACTGGCACAGCAAACAG GTCTGCTGTTGGACACTGATATCGAGCTGGCTGTGGATCACCTGACCAGACTGCTGCTGACTGAGGAGGATGAGAAAGTCAG TGTTGCTGTGGTCGATTGTGCCGGAGCCTTGGCAGAGCTACACCCAACAATCTTTATCACTAAATTCATCCCAAGGCTAAAGAAGGAGATGTTTTCTG aACCAATGGATCAAGACAACAACAGGGAAGCTTCTGAGAAACATTCCCATCATGCAGTGCGTCAGCAGTGTTTGTCTGCCCTGGCTGCGGTGTCCATCCGACCCAGTGTTGTCCAGGAGAGCACACCTGTCCTCCTGGAGGTCCTCAGCTCGGCACACGCAG GTAGCGTGGGTTTCtcagtggaggaggtggtgttgGCGTGCCGCAGCCTCCAGAAGATAGCCGAGCAGGTTCAGGACACTGAGGAGACGGGGCGATGCTTCCATGAAATCATCAACCCACGCCTGCTCTCACTGGCGCTCCAAGCAGCACTGCAGG GTGAGGGGTCTTCTGGTCGTCGTAGTCCTCTGGTAGAGGAAGTGGTCCTGTCTGCCGTGGTCTCTGTCATCGGTACTTCCTGCTCCAGGCTGCAGCCAAA GTTGGCGGAACAGACGGCggccagggctgtctctctcttcttggACGATGATGTCTCCTTTTTGCCCGACAACTCCTTCCCCTCACACATCCAGCTGCTCAAG CAGCCGCAGAGGGAGTCATGGAGCCAGTCACAGATGGTTTGTCTGCTCATGGGCTGTGTCTGCTCCTTACCTCGCACT GTGGCGGTGCCTCAGATAGAGCAGCTGCTGtctcagctggaggagatgagCTGCACCTGCACCCACCCTCTCTCATACACCTCTGCTGCAAAGTGCTTCGCCGGGCTGGTCAACAAGCAACCACAGG GTGATTCTCTCGACAGTTTGATTCAGAGGACGATGAAGAGAGTGTGCGGAGAGCTGGACTCGACATCGTCACCCGCCCGCACTCAGGCATTCACCCTCATGATCTGG GTGGCCAAAGGTTTGCTTCTTCGATACCACCCTCTGTCCACAGCACTGACTGACAAG ctcttctctctgctcgACGACGCTGATCTGGGCACGATGGCGGCAGAAGGCTTCTCGATGCTGATGAGCGACTCTGCCGACGTCCTGAACCGCGGTTGCCACGCCGACGTCCGCATCATGTACCGGCAGCGCTTCTTCAGTGAGAACTCGGCAAAGCTGGTTCAGGGCTTCAATGCTGCGCCGCAAG AGAAGAAGTCCAACTACCTGAAGGCTCTGTCCAACATCGTCAACAAACTTCCGAAGCAGGTTCAAATCACTGAACTACCAGCG CTCCTGTCCCTGCTGCTCGAGGCCTTGTCGTGTCCCGATCAGGGCGTCCAGCTGTCCACCCTGTCCTGCCTGGAGCCCGTCCTCATCGACCCACCGCCGGCTCTCATCCAGCAGCTGGAGGCTCTGTTCAGCAGGTTGCTGGCCCTCGTCTCCAGTCCCACCATG AGTGTAAAGATCAGCTCGCTGCGCTGCATCCACGCCCTCTCCAACCTGCCCACACATGAG ATTTTCCCATTCCGGGCGCGGGttctgaaagctctggctcggCCTCTGGACGacaagaagaggagggtgaggagccAAGCGGTACTGGCACGGGGGGAGTG GTACCTCGTGGGAAGTCCTGGGGGAAGGTGA
- the mms19 gene encoding MMS19 nucleotide excision repair protein homolog isoform X1 has product MAADSSLLLSLVEEFVSGLQDSKAKDTATGVKDGEFTVLQLVEALGLSLTSSQPHTRARGVQLLSEVLNECYGNLTEREVEVLIAFYENRLKDHYVITPSVLQGLRALTKCAALPPGSAVSMLRSLFQDVHVQSLMLAERACVYSMLINLMETREAELKGLGADFVFGFVQSMDGERDPRNLLLAFQIAKSIIRRGYDLGKFTEELFEVTSCYFPIDFTPPSNDPHGITKEDLIEALRAVLSGTPKFAEFVLPLIIEKLDSDVQSAKLDSLQTLTSCMSQYEHKDVAEFLEGLWTSLRREVFQTSSERIECAGLAALTALTSCLSRSVLNSDSEDSLSTFLNLVLTDCKHHLCAPDLKLVWPSAKLLQAACSASSRASHIITAAVMPALVEQYSSRTQCSHRRTLLEVVLRFIQSVTSSQSSENEESMFLAFRQSLCDMVFSALSETNSSLQITATTMLTSLAQQTGLLLDTDIELAVDHLTRLLLTEEDEKVSVAVVDCAGALAELHPTIFITKFIPRLKKEMFSEPMDQDNNREASEKHSHHAVRQQCLSALAAVSIRPSVVQESTPVLLEVLSSAHAGSVGFSVEEVVLACRSLQKIAEQVQDTEETGRCFHEIINPRLLSLALQAALQGEGSSGRRSPLVEEVVLSAVVSVIGTSCSRLQPKLAEQTAARAVSLFLDDDVSFLPDNSFPSHIQLLKPQRESWSQSQMVCLLMGCVCSLPRTVAVPQIEQLLSQLEEMSCTCTHPLSYTSAAKCFAGLVNKQPQGDSLDSLIQRTMKRVCGELDSTSSPARTQAFTLMIWVAKGLLLRYHPLSTALTDKLFSLLDDADLGTMAAEGFSMLMSDSADVLNRGCHADVRIMYRQRFFSENSAKLVQGFNAAPQEKKSNYLKALSNIVNKLPKQVQITELPALLSLLLEALSCPDQGVQLSTLSCLEPVLIDPPPALIQQLEALFSRLLALVSSPTMSVKISSLRCIHALSNLPTHEIFPFRARVLKALARPLDDKKRRVRSQAVLARGEWYLVGSPGGR; this is encoded by the exons ATGGCCGCGGACAGCTCCTTGCTGCTGTCTCTGGTGGAGGAGTTTGTCTCTGGACTCCAGGACAGCAAGGCCAAAGACACCGCGACAG GTGTCAAAGATGGAGAGTTTACAGTCCTGCAGCTGGTGGAGGCGCTGGG ACTGAGTTTGACGAGCTCTCAGCCGCACACTCGAGCCAGAGGAGTCCAGCTGCTGTCTGAGGTTTTGAACGAGTGCTATGGAAACCttacagagagagaag TGGAAGTGCTGATTGCTTTCTATGAAAACCGCCTGAAAGACCATTACGTCATCACACCGTCCGTCTTACAGGGGCTCAGAGCTCTG ACAAAATGTGCAGCGTTGCCTCCTGGCTCAGCTGTGTCCATGCTGAGGTCTTTGTTCCAGGATGTTCACGTACAG TCTCTGATGCTGGCAGAGAGGGCATGCGTCTACAGCATGCTCATCAACCTCATGGAGACCAGAGAGGCTG AGCTGAAGGGTTTAGGGGCAGACTTTGTGTTTGGCTTTGTTCAGTCGATGGATGGTGAGAGGGATCCTCGCAACCTCCTGCTCGCCTTCCAGATTGCAAAGAGCATCATACGCCGAGGCTATGATCTAG GTAAATTCACAGAGGAGCTGTTCGAAGTGACGTCCTGCTATTTCCCCATCGACTTCACCCCC CCTTCTAATGACCCCCACGGCATCACCAAGGAGGACCTGATCGAGGCGCTGCGGGCCGTCCTCTCCGGGACACCAAAGTTTGCCGAG tttgtgttgccTCTCATCATCGAGAAGCTGGACTCGGACGTTCAGAGTGCGAAGCTGGACTCGCTGCAGACGCTG acTTCCTGTATGTCACAATATGAACATAAGGACGTGGCCGAATTCCTTGAGGGACTGTGGACGTCACTGCGCAGAGAG GTGTTTCAGACATCCAGCGAGAGGATCGAGTGTGCAGGCCTCGCCGCTCTCACCgcactcacttcctgtctgtctcgcTCAGTCCTCAACTCTGACTCTGAAGACTCTCTCAGCACCTTCCTGAATCTTGTTCTCACAG ACTGCAAACATCATTTGTGTGCGCCGGACCTGAAGCTCGTGTGGCCGAGCGCCAAACTGCTGCAGGCCGCATGCAGTGCGTCCAGCAGGGCGAGCCACATCATCACAGCCGCTGTCATGCCCGCTCTCGTCGAGCAGtacagcagcagaacacag TGCTCCCATAGACGGACGTTACTGGAGGTGGTTCTGCGGTTCATCCAGTCAGTGACCAGCAGCCAGTCCTCAGAGAACG AAGAGAGCATGTTTTTAGCCTTTCGTCAGTCTCTGTGTGACATGGTGTTCTCGGCCTTGTCGGAGACTAATTCCAGTCTGCAGATCACTGCCACCACCATGCTCACCTCACTGGCACAGCAAACAG GTCTGCTGTTGGACACTGATATCGAGCTGGCTGTGGATCACCTGACCAGACTGCTGCTGACTGAGGAGGATGAGAAAGTCAG TGTTGCTGTGGTCGATTGTGCCGGAGCCTTGGCAGAGCTACACCCAACAATCTTTATCACTAAATTCATCCCAAGGCTAAAGAAGGAGATGTTTTCTG aACCAATGGATCAAGACAACAACAGGGAAGCTTCTGAGAAACATTCCCATCATGCAGTGCGTCAGCAGTGTTTGTCTGCCCTGGCTGCGGTGTCCATCCGACCCAGTGTTGTCCAGGAGAGCACACCTGTCCTCCTGGAGGTCCTCAGCTCGGCACACGCAG GTAGCGTGGGTTTCtcagtggaggaggtggtgttgGCGTGCCGCAGCCTCCAGAAGATAGCCGAGCAGGTTCAGGACACTGAGGAGACGGGGCGATGCTTCCATGAAATCATCAACCCACGCCTGCTCTCACTGGCGCTCCAAGCAGCACTGCAGG GTGAGGGGTCTTCTGGTCGTCGTAGTCCTCTGGTAGAGGAAGTGGTCCTGTCTGCCGTGGTCTCTGTCATCGGTACTTCCTGCTCCAGGCTGCAGCCAAA GTTGGCGGAACAGACGGCggccagggctgtctctctcttcttggACGATGATGTCTCCTTTTTGCCCGACAACTCCTTCCCCTCACACATCCAGCTGCTCAAG CCGCAGAGGGAGTCATGGAGCCAGTCACAGATGGTTTGTCTGCTCATGGGCTGTGTCTGCTCCTTACCTCGCACT GTGGCGGTGCCTCAGATAGAGCAGCTGCTGtctcagctggaggagatgagCTGCACCTGCACCCACCCTCTCTCATACACCTCTGCTGCAAAGTGCTTCGCCGGGCTGGTCAACAAGCAACCACAGG GTGATTCTCTCGACAGTTTGATTCAGAGGACGATGAAGAGAGTGTGCGGAGAGCTGGACTCGACATCGTCACCCGCCCGCACTCAGGCATTCACCCTCATGATCTGG GTGGCCAAAGGTTTGCTTCTTCGATACCACCCTCTGTCCACAGCACTGACTGACAAG ctcttctctctgctcgACGACGCTGATCTGGGCACGATGGCGGCAGAAGGCTTCTCGATGCTGATGAGCGACTCTGCCGACGTCCTGAACCGCGGTTGCCACGCCGACGTCCGCATCATGTACCGGCAGCGCTTCTTCAGTGAGAACTCGGCAAAGCTGGTTCAGGGCTTCAATGCTGCGCCGCAAG AGAAGAAGTCCAACTACCTGAAGGCTCTGTCCAACATCGTCAACAAACTTCCGAAGCAGGTTCAAATCACTGAACTACCAGCG CTCCTGTCCCTGCTGCTCGAGGCCTTGTCGTGTCCCGATCAGGGCGTCCAGCTGTCCACCCTGTCCTGCCTGGAGCCCGTCCTCATCGACCCACCGCCGGCTCTCATCCAGCAGCTGGAGGCTCTGTTCAGCAGGTTGCTGGCCCTCGTCTCCAGTCCCACCATG AGTGTAAAGATCAGCTCGCTGCGCTGCATCCACGCCCTCTCCAACCTGCCCACACATGAG ATTTTCCCATTCCGGGCGCGGGttctgaaagctctggctcggCCTCTGGACGacaagaagaggagggtgaggagccAAGCGGTACTGGCACGGGGGGAGTG GTACCTCGTGGGAAGTCCTGGGGGAAGGTGA